The Pseudochaenichthys georgianus chromosome 24, fPseGeo1.2, whole genome shotgun sequence genome includes a region encoding these proteins:
- the LOC117440345 gene encoding estrogen-related receptor gamma-like isoform X2, protein MWHSVRLDRVRGGRQKYKRRLDAENSAYLGLSMAPPAKKPLTKIVSHLLVVEPEKIYAMPDPTMPDGDIKALTTLCDLADRELVVIIGWAKHIPGFSTLSLADQMSLLQSAWMEILVLSIVFRSLPCEDEIVYAEDYVVDEEQARVSGLLDLHVAILPLVRRYKKLRMEKEEFVTLKAIALANSDSMHIENIEAVQRLQDSLHEALQDFEGQHPEDPRRAGKLLMTLPLLRQTATKAVQHFYSIKMQGKVPMHKLFLEMLEAKA, encoded by the exons gtgtACGTCTGGACCGGGTGAGAGGGGGGAGACAGAAGTACAAGCGGAGGTTGGACGCAGAGAACAGCGCCTACCTCGGCCTCAGCATGGCCCCTCCTGCCAAAAAGCCAC tgACGAAGATCGTTTCCCATCTGTTGGTGGTGGAGCCGGAGAAGATCTATGCCATGCCCGACCCCACCATGCCCGACGGAGACATCAAGGCCCTGACCACGCTGTGCGACCTGGCCGACCGCGAACTGGTGGTCATCATCGGCTGGGCCAAACATATCCCAG GTTTTTCCACTCTCTCGCTGGCAGACCAGATGAGTCTACTGCAGAGCGCCTGGATGGAGATCCTGGTGCTGAGCATCGTGTTTCGCTCGCTGCCCTGCGAGGACGAGATAGTATACGCAGAGGACTACGTGGTGGACGAGGAGCAGGCGAGGGTCTCAGGCCTGCTGGACCTGCACGTCGCCATCCTGCCGCTGGTGCGACGCTACAAGAAGCTGCGCATGGAGAAGGAAGAGTTCGTCACGCTCAAAGCCATCGCACTCGCCAACTCAG ACTCCATGCACATAGAGAACATCGAGGCCGTCCAGAGGCTCCAGGACTCCCTCCACGAGGCTCTGCAGGACTTTGAGGGCCAGCATCCGGAGGACCCCAGGCGGGCGGGCAAGTTGCTGATGACCCTTCCTCTGCTCCGGCAGACCGCCACCAAGGCCGTGCAGCACTTCTACAGCATCAAAATGCAGGGCAAAGTCCCCATGCACAAACTATTCCTCGAGATGTTGGAGGCCAAGGCTTGA